One window from the genome of Variovorax sp. PAMC26660 encodes:
- a CDS encoding HAD family hydrolase, with protein sequence MNVVFDLGAVLFAWEPTRLVQAHLAPHAPTEAAAAALGRALFHHDDWTSFDCGTRALGDSIARMSARLSLPAEALHAMLDTLGERLEPIDVTVAMLEELIAHREAGQPLRLYYLSNMPSPYARAIERQHAFMRRFDGGVFSGDVKFVKPDREIYEVLAMRHALDPAQTVFIDDSAANVEAARAFGWQAIHCTTPATLASQLQRYLPVSTTLSVSNPKLRA encoded by the coding sequence ATGAACGTGGTTTTCGATCTTGGCGCCGTGCTGTTCGCATGGGAGCCCACACGGCTGGTACAGGCCCATCTCGCACCGCACGCGCCCACCGAGGCCGCCGCCGCGGCCCTGGGACGTGCGCTTTTCCATCACGACGACTGGACCAGCTTCGATTGCGGCACCCGCGCGCTGGGTGATTCCATCGCCCGCATGTCGGCCCGGCTGTCGCTGCCGGCGGAGGCGCTTCACGCGATGCTCGACACACTGGGTGAGCGGCTGGAGCCCATCGACGTGACGGTGGCCATGCTCGAAGAGCTGATCGCCCACCGCGAGGCCGGCCAGCCGCTGCGGCTGTACTACCTCTCGAACATGCCCTCGCCCTATGCCCGCGCCATCGAGCGCCAGCATGCGTTCATGCGCCGCTTCGACGGCGGCGTGTTCTCGGGCGACGTGAAGTTCGTCAAACCGGATCGTGAAATCTACGAAGTGCTGGCGATGCGCCATGCGCTCGACCCCGCGCAGACCGTGTTCATCGACGATTCGGCGGCCAACGTCGAGGCGGCGCGCGCCTTCGGCTGGCAGGCCATCCACTGCACGACGCCAGCCACGCTGGCGTCGCAGTTGCAGCGTTACCTGCCGGTCAGCACCACCTTGTCGGTGTCGAACCCCAAGCTGCGGGCGTAA